The stretch of DNA taatttattttgtattttaatttttattaaggctttttttgtaaataattgattGTCCTTTTACATATAATTGATTGAGCATAGATCATAATATTTtcctattgtaaataatattatagcaggATGTATACCAGATCAAAACGAAGGAATATCTGCGCAACATGCACACACACTATAAAAGTGAAAGAATATTTGGAATGTACTAATTGCAATAACACGTTTGACTTAAAATGTGCTAGCATTACTTTAAAAAGATACAATTCAATGTCGACCGATAAGAGACTCAAATGGAAATGTCATAAATGTAGGAAAAGCTCTACAcaggaaataaaaaatctttcaaatactGAACAGCTGACACAAAGTATCTCGTTAGATAAAACCATttcaaatattagtaatttatcCAGCAAGAATACTCTCACACTACATAATCAATcattagaaaatataacattttgtagTTCAATGAAAGACCTACATAATTCAACATTCAGAGATGTCAGCACATGTAGTTTACCAGATCTTGGTACTGTCGAAAGCTCACAGGTTTTAGACCTTAAACAGGACTTAGCAACCCTATCTGGGCAATTAGAAAGTGCTCATGAAGAAATTGCCCAACTAAATAtagaaaacacaaaacaaagaaagttaattgaagaaaatgaaaaacaaataaaattacttaaaacattgctaaGCGACGGTAATTCTTCAATCAACTCCACACCGCTACgaacaaaaacaaagaaatcTAAACGCACACCGTCAGTAAAATCCTCTATAcagaacaatataatatctcataaagcaatagaacaaataccaattaatttagaaaatgcaCCAGCAGTACCACTAAAttctgaatttaataaaaaactcgCTCAAAAAAGTAccaatattcaaagaaaatcaggaagaaaaatttacattataggaAGTCAACAATCTAAAAATTTATCCTCAGCGCTCATTCAGTCGAGAAGAACTAATCcgtatgaaaaatatacaattgaagCGTTCATCAAACCCGATGCAACGACAGGGGACATCCTCAAATCTTGTGAGTTGTATGATTTTTCCTGTAacgacaaattaatattaactgtagGTGAAAATGACTGTGAtccaattaaaatatcatctgacttatatacaaaaataaattctctACCACAAGtccatattattgtaactagtgTGACTTTCAGTAGGCATTTGAATGAACTGAAACTTAATGACATGTTGCGATTGATATGTAACAAGTTTCCTAATTGTACGTTTCTTAATCTCGATGAAAACATTTATCGAAATAACACgccgtattataatatatgccaTAAAATAAATCTCGTAATTGACCAAATAGACTACAATAAaaggtttttgaatttcaaaaaacaaagaCACATAAATCGTTCCACACTAAAAGGAACgataccatattattttaagaaagtgACTCATGgcgtaacttcaaaaaatgatcaaactTTAAATTCATCTCAGGATGCACCAAAGAAGGGAacaattcctttttattttaaaccaaataaagttGATGACAGCAAAAATGGGGAAAAACTGTTTTTTCgtgccaaaaattaataattcaacatGCACTTGTAAAGTTCTTCACCAAAATGTTGCTGGCTTTCTAGCAAAGAAAGACTTAATAGAAATCATGGTTGAAGATCTGcaaaatacagataaaattgACATACTATGCTTCACGGAAACATTCATTCCAAAAGGGcatgaaagtaatataaaactaaatgggtatCTGTTAGCATCAAATTACAGTAGAATAAAAAGAAGGGGTGGTGTTTGTATATTAACATCACAAGGGATAGGATCAAAAAATTTAGAATACCTACATACTTTGTGTGAACCGAAAGCATTTGAATGTTGTGGGATAGACATAGTggacaaaaatttgtttatcatttATATCTACAGGACACCTGATTctgatgtaagtatattttttgaaaaactaagAACCGTGCTTCAGAAATactgtaaaaagaataaaaaaattattatatcaggagattttaatattaatacactgaattgtaataaaatctctcaacAGTTAAAGCAAATCGTGCAAAACTTTAACTTTAGATTACACATTAATCTACCAACGAGAAATAGCACATGCATTGatcatataataagtaatattgatgGCGCTATAGGTTCTTTACATAATTACGATATTTCTGACCATAACACAGCACAAATTCTAAGTTTCGAaagtgttaacattaaaaataaaatatctatgtttatgtacaaacgtaattatagtaattataatattgagatattcaaaaattacctaaaaagcTTGTCGTTCAATGAAGtctatgaagaaaaaaatttcaataacgcttttagcaaatttcattccttagtaactctattatatagactttgttttccgagaataaaaattaaaaatatggaatcCAATGGAAAGCCCAAATGGATAACTAAAGGTATTCGAATaagctgtaaaataaaaagagtattaagatatagaaaatgtagaaaaaaagacgatagcaataagaataattatttgaaatatgcaagaacacttaaatattgtattgccacatcaaaaaaattgagtaatacccattatgtagcaaACAGTAAAAACATATGCTATGCGACGtggagaattattaaaaatgaaacaaaaagtaacaatagtGACACTTGTATAGAATcagttatagtaaataataatgagattaataatactaaagatatagcaaacagttttaatgattattggatAAATTTGACTAACAGCAGTGATAAATGTCTGACAAAGCGAAAGTTGAAACcttgtataaatcaaaataaaactggaagtagtatttttctcaatccagtaacggaaaacgaaacattaaaaataatacaattgttgaggaatactaaagcagtaggctatgatgaaattctcacaaaaattattaaaatatgcaaagatgaactagtaccagttataacatacctaatcaatttgtcgtttgaaactggtgaattcccagacgcactaaaattatcggtggtcaagccactacataaaaaagacgataaaaaacaacttaataactaccgcccaatcgcactcgtatctattttttcaaaagtctttgagaaagcaatgtatggtcgtttaacaattttttttacaaaaaataatataataaacaagcaacaatttggctttcaaaaaaacaagtcgacaacattagctgcatttaaactggttaacaaaatagcagaaaatatagattcaaaaaaaccaacgtgtgtaatattttttgatatgagcaaggcttttgacttcgtatcacacaccatcttgttggataagttggagcaaaatggcgttagaggaccagctcttaactggatggagtcctacttaaaagaccgtaagcaatgtgtggagatcaattctatcgacgaaaaggctaccataattgcccaacaatcaaactttaaattaaatagatttggtgttccgcaaggaagcgtccttggaccattattatttttaatttatattaatgacctgcctagtgtgacaaaaaatgactgttatttatttgccgatgatatatcaataattatgacatgtaataataaaaatgagattgatatttatgaaagtgaaattaataatgaaattaatacagtggtaaattggctagaggataataatcttcaagttaatattaaaaaaacctcatttatgcaatttagtttaagtaaccgctctaataactatagccttaagataaattatacaaatacccaaatagaagaagctttGCATGTTCAATTTTTAGGagtacttctagataaaaatctaaaatggaaagagcatgtagacatggtatgccaaaaaattgatagatatgtttatgtgttatatagattgcgtaaaacggctttacaaagtacagtcctggcagcttatcatggttatgtcgcatcagtacttcgatatggactaatcttgtggggaaactctagcgaggctaatagggctttcatggcccaaaagagatgcttaagagctatgacaggagctttttactttgattcgtgtgaaccactgtttaaagaattacgtattcttccatttccctgtatgtatatatacgaaatatgtatctttgtcaaacaacatgaccatttatttacaaaagcaagagatatttatctgagaaatacaagaaacggtgacagactggtgattgcacacaaatttcataatgcatcctacggaaaatgtagctatgtcatgtgtataaaaatatttaataaactccctccaagcttacgcgtattacccgtccaacgatttaaaaaggatctttttacaaggcttatagataaatgtttttattccataaatgaaatgttgacacattaggttaaattaaattgactttaaaatatatattaattctagtctttaaataatgacatttaaaataataattataatttaaattaacctaagtgcttaaaatatagagtttgttaatcaattataataataactagaattttgttaatagtaattttgcatgccagaaatggccgataacattgatacattaaaactacttacacccattgttacatgttttctagcaaaataaagaatttatttatttatttatttattcaataagaaaaatatattttttttgacattcataagtctcatttccgtgacctacatgaataaaggattttgatttgattcattAAAGCCAAATCACGCACATAAAGTCTATGAGAACTTTCCTGGAAACACGACTTCAATTTTGAATTATGAAGTGTCATTTTGAAGAACAGGTCAGATCAAATCTGAAACTTGCCTTATTAACAGGCAAGCAGTCCTGGAAGCTTTGATTTTTATTAAGTCCCAAGCTAGATAGATACATTAAAATCCAAACACAAATTTCCGTACATATTAAAGACGCCCTCTTCCACTGTCActctaaaaaaaattcaagttgTACTTGCCTGGGTTCCTGGCCATTGTGGTATTCAAGTTTATGAGATGATCAACCTTTGCGCCAAAGATGCAACAAATTCTGGAAGTATGGACCACTACACAGTCTATCCCAATGATTTACTTCAGGTCGCAAGACATGCCTTTTATAATCCTGGAAAATGTATTGGCAAAATACTAGTTCTTTGAAAGGAATATATTACGCTGATGTTCAATCCTTAATTCCTACTCGTCCTGGGTTCTGCAATTTCATAGATACTCATAAACGCGTTACAAGTACAATCTGTAGATTAAGGCTGGGCCATGCGTGTACCCCTGTCCCCTGGTTATGCTGCATATAAGAGACAGCTCTCTTTGTGAGTGTGGACTTGATGAATGAACTCCTAATCACATCTTTTTCAGTAGCCCTAGACTGTCTTCTTCTCTTTATGATCTCCTTCCTCCTGATATCCCTCGCCCTACTGGTTTCAAATCCTTACTCTCCTTtttaaattccccttttgtttatattttatgttcattcattaacgaaaataatataaaactagttTGTTTGTCTTTTAACCAACTAACCCTATGTATATATTGTGTTCgtcttttttgttttagatacaTCAACAGTGTTCTTTGCGGTGAATAATCTCAGCagtaacaaatttattattttctgaaGACCTTGTTTATTCACGAAGCCATATATAGCAGAGTTGATTAATACACACTCGTCATTGGCGAAATCTAAAAGGATACGCAATCAAGCCAAACAATAATAACAGGCAATtaaaatatgcttttacaacatgatcccagaaaatgaccGAAACAAATGTGTCAAGTACATAATtccaaagaattgttaaaaaatgtttgtatggtaaaggtgGCTATAACATAATGATTTTCTTAAATcacttaatgataccatagactgggaatggagcggacaccctcaggctatttaattataaattttattctacgatgctacataattattttgtaactaAGCCCGCTTAagaaaaaaagcctgctgagtttctgaCGCccgttctcaggtctgaggcataccgtttcgaatgggtggtaatttgacgttcaataagtgattttcaatcgtattatgaataaaaatattttaatttgcttaTGGAAGAGGAATTAGAGGTTGAAGAAACAATGAATTCTTCAATAACTAAACTATCGAAAGAAACTTAGATTCTGAAGAGAAATCATAAATAAACGCGAGTGCGGGCGCCCGCATCTCCGATTGATTGCTCGACGCGGCACAAAATCCTATAGAAATATGAGGCATCTCACTCTCctcttgatccatttccactgaagctaagcggagaggagatgtggaaataacgaaatctgattgtttataaaaatacatctcctctcctctcctcaTTGGTAGATTGGccgtaggtaggtacctactcttGCGACgccttttttaaagtaatttatttgtgGTGGGAATATCGTACTTAATAGTATAAGGGCTCCCGCACACGGGCCACCGGCCACAACCACAAAACGCCGCCACTGGCATATTTCCTGtaattttcatacattttatatGGACTCGCCGCACACGGTTGGCGCCGGTGGCGGCCACACGCTACAAATCGTCGCAGCTTGCATCTTGTGGCTCGCACCGGCCACTAAACGCCGACACAAAAAGCCGCCACACGCCACTCGCGCGATTCCGCGCCCCTCTCTCCCTTGCCTCAGTTAACCTGTGTAAGTCGACGGTAACGCACGCACGTAGTCTGTAGTTCATATATGTAGATAAATATGGatatagaattatttatatcagaGATACAATCCCGTCCTGCGATTTGGGATTCAAAAAGTGATAGTTATAGTAATAGAGGAGAAAAAGTGAAGGCCTGGGAAGAAATCTGCGAATTGTTTGTGGGAGATTTTTCGAATAAAACTGCCAAAGAAAAGAACATTGAAggtaagtttaataaaataatataaaaccatatatttatattctattttcttGCCACGGTATTGCTCcttcatacataaaataatcttttaacgTATCTCTTGCAGTAGACGCTCGTGTTACTGGCCAGcctgtattttgtatattttcgaGTCCCACTATTTTCAAAGTGTGCCGAAAATTGAAACCATCCCTTTTGCGAATAAAGTTGTGCAAAATGCAACAAGCTTTCACAATGTCTTCTGAGAAATGAACAGAAGTGTTTAATGGGCGATGTAATATTCTCCATTTGTTTGCTAGTACGCCGAAGGTACACTCAATGCAACGTCTGGCACGGCTTAACCTataattgaaaacttttttgtcTAAGTCCAAATATTTTCCAGCATATGGCCTCATCATATTTTCACTGAGGCCAAATGCTTCATCACCAACAAATGTATAGTTCAATGGTTGTCGATTACCGACCTGTCGTGGTGAGGGgatatttaatgtatttctgtgtattttattacacaGTTCACTTTCTCTAAATATTGTAGAATCGGATGCTTTACCGTATGCCCCAACATCCACGAACGTAAAAAGTAAATTCGAGTCGCAAGTTGCAAGAAGtactattgaaaaaaattttttatagttaaaGTACAAGGAGCCGGTATCGAATGGATGAATAATTCTTATATGTTTCCCATCTATGGCGCCTAAACAATTAGGAAAATTAGTATTTTGAAGAAATCCGCTGGCAATTTCTTTCCACATGTCTTGGGTCGGTTCTGGAATACAAACGGCTTTTAAATAGTTCCAAATTAGTTGACATGTTTCTTGTACTATTTTCCTTGCTGTAGTGGCCCCACGGTGGTAAGAGAGTTCAAAATCCTCAAACGAGCATCCAGTTCCTAGatacctgaaacaaattatatatatttttttaaataaattaaataaattaaatttttttttttgttacagtaaCTAAATTACAGAGGAAGTGGAAGAGTCTTCGTGACAGTTTTAATAGAGAAAATGCAAAAAACAAGAACGTTGCGAGTGGTTCGGCAGCAACAAGCAGTAAACAGTACATTTATTTCAATCATCTATCGTTCTTGAATTCCTTAAAAGAAGTGAGACCGCCTACCGATGTTACTAATGCAACTAATGATGCGGAAACATCTCGCCCGAAAATAAACagaaacattaatataaaaaggGCCGAAAAATCAGAAAATGAAATTCTCAGAACACTTTCGGAAAATTTAAAACGTAAACATGATCAAATAAGCGACCAAAATGACCCCGATAAGCAATTTCTGATGTCGCTGCTTCcacatgtaaaaaaaattgacgaaaATTGTAAACTTGATTTTCAATCAGAAATATTACAGTTAATTAGAAAGTACactcataatcaaaattatgaaaCCTATTCGGCACAATATTATGGTTATTCTTCAGGAAATGCCAACATACACAAAAAGCTTCTACATCTGCCCAGCCTTCTCCACTTCATTCACATTATTCCGACAAGTCTATGCTTGACATGTCATACTCTACAGAAAACGCTTCTACATCTATCCCGTCTTCACCTATAATTCAGCCTTCTCCAACTCATTCATATTATTCTGACCAGTCTATGGACAACAGTTCTGTTATCGAAGACATGTTCCGTGATGATGACGAGTgatatcaaattataataaacacacAATAACTAAATACAAATACCTACGTGTTTTATTTGTTAACTAGCTATTCTCTAGTAGAAAAAACAATGCATagtgattataaataaagtatagattattttatcaTAGTGTTCTGTGGAGTTTTATGCTAGTGATTATTTCCACTTACCTTAATGTGATAGCTAGTCTTTCCGCAGGTGCGATGCTTTTCCGCATGTTGGTATCGTGGTGCTTTAATCCAGCATATAATAGAGCATGTAGTTCCCAAAACGTACCTATGCTTAAACGAAAAtgtttgaaaaactttttaGGATGGTTTAGAAGATTATCGAAATGTTCGTTGCATTTGTGTACATTCGTTAAAATTGGATGTATCCAATAACTACGGTTTCGTCTTCTACGACGACGTCTTTTTATCAAAAGTAGCGCAATTAAACCTTCTTCGTCAGAGTCCATTATGATACTGCACGTAAGGGTTAAAAAAAGTAGCAGCCACCGACCGCAAGTGTCGACCACCGGCCACAAGTGGCTGTCGCGCGCTTCAGCTACCTTTGTAGCCGC from Leptidea sinapis chromosome 19, ilLepSina1.1, whole genome shotgun sequence encodes:
- the LOC126969933 gene encoding uncharacterized protein LOC126969933 — protein: MDSDEEGLIALLLIKRRRRRRRNRSYWIHPILTNVHKCNEHFDNLLNHPKKFFKHFRLSIGTFWELHALLYAGLKHHDTNMRKSIAPAERLAITLRYLGTGCSFEDFELSYHRGATTARKIVQETCQLIWNYLKAVCIPEPTQDMWKEIASGFLQNTNFPNCLGAIDGKHIRIIHPFDTGSLYFNYKKFFSIVLLATCDSNLLFTFVDVGAYGKASDSTIFRESELCNKIHRNTLNIPSPRQVGNRQPLNYTFVGDEAFGLSENMMRPYAGKYLDLDKKVFNYRLSRARRCIECTFGVLANKWRILHRPLNTSVHFSEDIVKACCILHNFIRKRDGFNFRHTLKIVGLENIQNTGWPVTRASTARDTLKDYFMYEGAIPWQENRI
- the LOC126969908 gene encoding uncharacterized protein LOC126969908, which gives rise to MYTRSKRRNICATCTHTIKVKEYLECTNCNNTFDLKCASITLKRYNSMSTDKRLKWKCHKCRKSSTQEIKNLSNTEQLTQSISLDKTISNISNLSSKNTLTLHNQSLENITFCSSMKDLHNSTFRDVSTCSLPDLGTVESSQVLDLKQDLATLSGQLESAHEEIAQLNIENTKQRKLIEENEKQIKLLKTLLSDGNSSINSTPLRTKTKKSKRTPSVKSSIQNNIISHKAIEQIPINLENAPAVPLNSEFNKKLAQKSTNIQRKSGRKIYIIGSQQSKNLSSALIQSRRTNPYEKYTIEAFIKPDATTGDILKSCELYDFSCNDKLILTVGENDCDPIKISSDLYTKINSLPQVHIIVTSVTFSRHLNELKLNDMLRLICNKFPNCTFLNLDENIYRNNTPYYNICHKINLVIDQIDYNKRFLNFKKQRHINRSTLKGTIPYYFKKVTHGVTSKNDQTLNSSQDAPKKGTIPFYFKPNKVDDSKNGEKLFFRAKN